A single region of the Crocosphaera sp. UHCC 0190 genome encodes:
- the hpsU gene encoding hormogonium polysaccharide biosynthesis acetyltransferase HpsU, which translates to MESDPKFSPILDANPWVDLRQYDQSWFERGRPSWYILLWWFIQSIAFPLSLHNAHGFRCWLLRCFGAVIGKGVVIRPTARFTYPWKVTIGDYSWIGDEVVFYSLDSIEIGSQCVISQECYLCTGSHDVQDRAFKLIVNPIKIGNGVWVATDCFIAPGVQIGANAVIGARSSVFTDIPTAQVAWGTPCRPHYPRIMN; encoded by the coding sequence CAATATGATCAGTCTTGGTTTGAGCGGGGTCGTCCTAGCTGGTATATTCTGCTTTGGTGGTTTATACAATCTATCGCTTTCCCCTTAAGTTTACATAATGCCCATGGATTTCGTTGTTGGTTATTGCGCTGTTTTGGAGCAGTAATTGGTAAAGGGGTTGTGATTCGACCAACTGCCCGTTTTACCTATCCTTGGAAGGTGACTATTGGGGATTATAGTTGGATAGGGGATGAAGTTGTTTTTTATAGTTTAGATTCGATAGAAATTGGCTCACAATGCGTCATTTCTCAGGAATGTTATTTGTGTACGGGAAGTCATGATGTTCAAGATAGAGCCTTTAAATTAATCGTTAATCCGATTAAGATTGGTAATGGTGTTTGGGTAGCCACAGACTGTTTTATTGCTCCTGGGGTGCAAATTGGGGCTAATGCAGTGATTGGGGCCCGTAGTAGTGTGTTTACTGATATTCCAACCGCACAGGTTGCCTGGGGAACTCCCTGTCGTCCCCATTATCCGAGAATAATGAATTAA
- a CDS encoding salt stress protein, Slr1339 family translates to MINSSQENTNINNLLHQIKLEQTNKRSSPIQESDLEHQSADNLLNQLKSEFQSQKEPQKPTLKSSQESEQILVNLKQQFQQQTKVRPSQESEQTLVNLKQQFQQQTKVKPSQESEQTLVDLKQQFQQQTKVKPSQESELSLVDLKQQFQQTKEQQNQQVTKHNQEEIRYAEQRKQQQEKLLNRQAQKWLDNLDKYSDEALWFEEFARSYSSRLEAAIEYLAILNTPC, encoded by the coding sequence ATGATTAATTCTTCTCAGGAAAATACCAATATTAACAATCTACTCCATCAGATTAAATTAGAGCAGACCAATAAAAGAAGCTCTCCAATTCAAGAATCTGACTTAGAGCATCAGTCAGCAGACAATTTACTTAATCAACTTAAATCTGAGTTTCAAAGCCAAAAGGAACCACAAAAACCAACCCTTAAGTCTTCTCAAGAAAGTGAGCAAATTTTAGTTAATTTAAAACAACAATTCCAACAACAAACTAAGGTTAGACCTTCTCAAGAAAGTGAGCAAACTTTAGTTAATTTAAAACAACAATTCCAACAACAAACTAAGGTTAAGCCTTCTCAAGAAAGTGAGCAAACTTTAGTTGATTTAAAACAGCAATTCCAACAACAAACTAAGGTTAAGCCTTCTCAAGAAAGTGAACTAAGCTTAGTTGATTTAAAACAGCAATTTCAACAAACAAAAGAACAACAAAACCAACAAGTAACGAAACACAATCAAGAAGAAATACGCTATGCTGAACAGAGGAAACAACAACAAGAAAAATTATTGAATCGCCAAGCACAAAAATGGTTGGATAACCTTGATAAATATTCCGATGAAGCCCTTTGGTTTGAAGAATTTGCTCGCAGTTATTCTTCTCGTTTGGAGGCTGCAATTGAATATTTAGCTATCTTAAACACCCCTTGTTAG
- a CDS encoding TerD family protein: protein MAISLNKGQRISLDKAHPGLKAAFVGLGWDVKQVDTGKDFDLDVSVFMLGANEKLISDEHLIFYNNLKSPDSDHSVEHMGDNLTGAGEGDDEVVLVNFTKIPADVQKLVFVVTIHEADQRGQNFGQVENAFVRLVDVQTKEEVLRYDLTETYSIETALIITEIYRKDGEWRMSAIGSGYQGGLQAILNRYYN, encoded by the coding sequence ATGGCAATTTCACTCAATAAAGGTCAACGGATTTCATTAGATAAAGCACATCCTGGGTTAAAAGCTGCCTTTGTTGGGTTAGGATGGGATGTCAAACAAGTTGATACAGGAAAGGATTTTGATTTAGATGTTTCTGTGTTTATGTTAGGAGCAAATGAGAAATTAATTTCTGATGAACACTTAATATTTTATAACAACTTAAAAAGTCCCGATTCTGACCATTCAGTGGAACACATGGGGGACAATTTAACGGGAGCAGGAGAAGGGGATGACGAAGTTGTCTTAGTCAATTTTACCAAGATTCCTGCTGATGTTCAAAAATTAGTTTTTGTCGTTACAATTCATGAAGCTGACCAACGAGGACAGAACTTTGGACAAGTTGAAAATGCCTTTGTGCGCTTAGTCGATGTGCAAACCAAAGAAGAAGTGCTACGCTATGATTTAACTGAAACCTATTCAATTGAAACAGCACTTATTATCACAGAAATTTATCGAAAAGATGGGGAATGGCGCATGAGTGCTATTGGTTCCGGTTATCAAGGGGGTTTACAAGCCATTCTCAATCGCTACTATAACTAG
- a CDS encoding TerD family protein, with protein MAINLKKGQRISLKKEAPGLTNLMCGLGWDVAQGGGLFGIFKTADFDLDASLLCLDSHDKLESKSDIVYFGNLRHPSGAITHLGDNLTGAGSGDDEQILVDLPKIPERIIKLLFVVNIYECIQRQQDFGKVRNAFVRLVDLSNNKEIARYSLSGEEYQGKTGMILAEVYRDNNEWKMAAVGEGITVNGLQTLTNNYY; from the coding sequence ATGGCAATTAATCTTAAAAAAGGACAGCGCATTTCTCTCAAAAAAGAAGCCCCAGGATTAACCAATTTAATGTGTGGTTTGGGTTGGGATGTAGCCCAAGGAGGCGGATTATTTGGAATTTTCAAAACAGCCGATTTTGATCTCGATGCCTCTCTATTATGCCTTGATTCTCATGATAAACTAGAGAGTAAATCCGATATTGTTTACTTTGGGAATCTTCGTCATCCATCAGGGGCAATTACCCATTTAGGGGATAACTTAACTGGGGCAGGTTCGGGAGATGACGAGCAAATTTTAGTGGATTTACCTAAGATTCCTGAACGCATTATTAAGCTTCTTTTTGTGGTAAATATTTATGAATGTATACAGCGACAACAAGACTTTGGAAAAGTGAGGAACGCCTTTGTTCGCTTGGTGGATTTAAGTAACAATAAAGAAATTGCGCGATATAGTTTATCAGGAGAAGAATATCAAGGAAAAACGGGGATGATTTTAGCAGAAGTCTACCGAGATAATAACGAATGGAAAATGGCTGCAGTGGGAGAGGGAATTACTGTTAATGGGTTGCAGACCCTGACTAACAATTATTATTAA
- a CDS encoding TerD family protein has protein sequence MAINLKKGQKISLEKASPGLEAVFVGLGWDVKKVDTGKDFDIDVSVFLLGENERLLSDEHLIFYNNKKSPDSHHAVEHMGDNLTGAGEGDDEVVLVNLTKIPSEVHKLVFVVTIHEADARGQNFGQVENAFVRLTDVKTKNEVLRYDLSEDYSIETALIMAEIYNKDGEWRMSAVGSGYQGGLQAIVNRYYG, from the coding sequence ATGGCAATTAATCTGAAAAAAGGACAAAAAATTTCCCTAGAAAAAGCCTCCCCAGGGTTAGAAGCTGTTTTTGTTGGCTTAGGATGGGATGTTAAAAAAGTTGACACAGGCAAAGACTTTGATATTGATGTCTCCGTCTTTTTATTAGGAGAAAATGAAAGATTGCTGTCTGATGAACATTTGATTTTTTATAACAATAAAAAAAGTCCTGATTCCCATCATGCAGTAGAACACATGGGGGATAATTTAACGGGTGCAGGGGAAGGAGATGATGAGGTTGTTTTAGTTAATTTAACTAAGATACCTTCTGAGGTTCACAAATTAGTTTTTGTCGTAACCATTCATGAAGCTGACGCAAGAGGCCAGAACTTTGGACAAGTAGAAAATGCCTTTGTGCGCCTCACAGATGTCAAAACAAAAAATGAAGTATTGCGCTATGATTTAAGCGAAGATTACTCTATTGAAACTGCTTTGATTATGGCAGAAATCTACAACAAAGATGGAGAATGGCGCATGAGTGCAGTGGGTTCTGGTTATCAAGGTGGGTTACAAGCTATCGTCAACCGTTATTATGGTTAG
- a CDS encoding class I SAM-dependent methyltransferase translates to MTEQFFEQKSSFFDRWAPNYDVLFTTIFYQSIHKRLLSYVSLPHPYQVLDLGCGTGRLLNRLAAQFPDLQGTGVDLSPQMLKEARQNNQHHPRLIYTKGNAESLPFANNQFDAVFNTISFLHYPNPQQVFSEVSRILRPQGQFYLADSTLGNVRSIPFSPGGIRFYSPQQREDFAQNVGLQCKGHYYLLDRIILSLFKKPNLG, encoded by the coding sequence ATGACCGAACAATTTTTTGAGCAAAAATCATCTTTTTTTGACCGTTGGGCCCCTAATTATGATGTTTTATTCACGACCATCTTTTATCAATCAATTCACAAAAGACTCCTATCTTATGTTAGTTTACCCCATCCCTATCAAGTCTTAGATTTAGGCTGTGGGACTGGTCGCCTTTTAAACCGTTTAGCTGCCCAATTTCCAGACTTACAAGGAACGGGAGTAGACTTATCACCTCAAATGTTAAAAGAAGCCCGTCAAAATAATCAACATCATCCTCGTTTAATTTACACTAAAGGAAATGCTGAGTCCCTTCCTTTTGCAAATAATCAATTTGATGCTGTTTTTAATACCATTAGTTTTCTCCATTATCCCAACCCACAACAAGTCTTCTCTGAAGTCAGTCGAATATTACGTCCCCAAGGACAATTTTACCTCGCTGATTCTACCCTAGGAAATGTCCGTTCTATTCCTTTTTCTCCTGGAGGTATTCGCTTTTATTCTCCCCAACAACGGGAAGATTTTGCTCAAAATGTTGGGTTACAATGCAAGGGACACTATTATTTATTAGACAGAATTATTCTTAGTCTTTTTAAAAAACCTAATCTTGGTTAA
- a CDS encoding glyoxalase-like domain protein, with amino-acid sequence MAIVTQLTLTSLYLGAFLPIDSIFSTQGIMVMLLAAYGLAMWMFLTSAPKVYTVMVSDLEVARQFYEGLLELNVADVPLHYYYNYEQTLGTAGIDPLYMSATPTVTATTNLGAREGLWYQLKKNTQLHIITGASHGYKNRQRHVCFDSECLEELLLRVESRRLKYKVRRKKPLNFLVKDLDDRIIEMVEVKN; translated from the coding sequence ATGGCTATCGTGACACAATTAACCCTTACTTCTCTTTACCTGGGGGCGTTTTTGCCCATTGATAGTATCTTTTCCACCCAAGGCATCATGGTGATGCTTTTGGCAGCCTACGGGTTAGCGATGTGGATGTTTTTGACCAGTGCGCCGAAAGTTTATACCGTCATGGTATCAGATTTGGAGGTTGCACGACAATTTTATGAAGGTTTATTGGAATTGAATGTGGCTGATGTTCCCCTACATTACTATTACAATTATGAACAAACTTTAGGCACAGCAGGTATTGACCCCTTGTATATGTCTGCCACCCCAACGGTGACGGCAACCACTAATTTAGGTGCAAGAGAGGGGCTTTGGTATCAGCTAAAGAAAAATACTCAACTACATATTATTACAGGGGCAAGTCATGGTTATAAAAATCGTCAACGCCATGTTTGTTTTGATAGTGAATGTTTAGAAGAACTGTTATTAAGAGTAGAATCAAGACGGCTAAAATATAAAGTACGTCGTAAAAAACCGCTTAATTTTTTAGTCAAGGATCTTGATGACAGAATTATTGAAATGGTAGAAGTTAAAAATTAG
- a CDS encoding dipeptide epimerase, with amino-acid sequence MRLTIQAFTVHKRFPLTISRGTTAQTTNLWLKIESDGIEGWGESSPFSVIKETSTNSEILQQELTQIIPILEKFSPLDREEIEKILIESNLNSSLRAAIDTALYDWLGKKVNLPLWKLWGLNLNSIVPTSVTIGISSPEKAVERVRNWLNFMDAKVLKIKLGSPDGIEADKAMILAIRKESPHIPLTVDANGGWNLKDAIYMSDWLVTQNVKYIEQPLDVGDEGNLPQLYERSPLPIFADESCFNSEDIIKLSPYIHGINIKLMKAGGLTEVMRMIAIAKACKLQVMYGCYSDSSLANTAMCHLAPYADYLDLDSHLNLIDDPFEGVTLQAGKLMLNNLPGLGVKLSNGNDNQNLSF; translated from the coding sequence ATGCGCCTAACCATTCAAGCTTTTACTGTTCATAAACGTTTCCCTTTAACGATTAGTCGGGGAACTACTGCCCAAACCACTAATTTATGGTTAAAAATAGAATCAGATGGCATAGAAGGATGGGGAGAATCTTCGCCCTTTTCTGTGATTAAAGAAACTAGCACAAATTCCGAAATATTACAACAAGAGTTAACACAAATTATTCCTATTTTAGAAAAATTTAGCCCCTTAGATCGGGAAGAAATAGAGAAGATTTTAATTGAAAGTAACCTTAATTCTTCTCTCCGCGCTGCTATTGATACTGCTTTATATGATTGGTTAGGAAAAAAGGTTAATTTACCTTTATGGAAACTATGGGGATTAAACCTTAATTCCATTGTTCCCACTTCTGTAACTATTGGTATTAGTTCCCCCGAAAAAGCCGTAGAAAGAGTGAGAAACTGGCTTAATTTTATGGATGCTAAAGTATTAAAAATTAAGTTGGGTTCCCCTGATGGAATAGAAGCAGATAAGGCGATGATTTTGGCAATTCGTAAAGAAAGTCCTCATATTCCTTTAACGGTTGATGCTAATGGGGGATGGAATTTAAAAGATGCTATTTATATGAGTGATTGGTTAGTAACTCAAAATGTCAAATATATTGAACAACCTTTAGACGTGGGAGATGAAGGAAACTTACCCCAATTATATGAGCGATCGCCTTTACCTATTTTTGCCGATGAAAGTTGTTTTAATAGTGAAGATATTATCAAACTTTCTCCCTATATTCATGGCATTAATATTAAACTAATGAAGGCCGGAGGATTAACAGAAGTAATGCGAATGATTGCTATAGCTAAAGCTTGTAAATTACAAGTTATGTATGGTTGTTATTCTGATAGTAGTTTAGCGAATACTGCTATGTGTCATCTCGCACCTTATGCTGATTATTTAGACTTAGATAGTCATTTAAACTTGATTGATGATCCTTTTGAGGGTGTTACTTTACAAGCAGGAAAGTTAATGTTGAATAATTTACCAGGATTAGGGGTAAAATTGAGCAATGGAAATGATAACCAAAATCTATCCTTTTAA
- a CDS encoding Uma2 family endonuclease has protein sequence MDFPKVIVEVLSESTEKFDRGQKFQLYRTIPSLQEYILVSSQQYLVECFRRTANNLWLLETYENLEVIAHIESLDIEAPLSVIYATLELS, from the coding sequence ATTGATTTTCCAAAAGTTATTGTTGAAGTTTTATCAGAATCAACTGAAAAATTTGATCGGGGTCAAAAATTCCAACTTTATCGCACTATTCCCAGTTTACAAGAATATATCTTAGTCAGTTCTCAACAATATTTAGTGGAATGTTTTCGACGTACAGCTAATAATTTATGGCTGTTAGAAACATACGAGAATTTAGAGGTGATCGCTCATATTGAAAGTTTAGATATTGAGGCTCCTCTCTCAGTTATTTATGCCACGCTTGAGCTTAGTTAA
- a CDS encoding DUF1611 domain-containing protein, which produces MHLTANHRVAILLHEGIKGTHGKTGLAYLRYGQASIVAVIDAQCAGESLKEVAGIPKDIPIVSSVQAALAYDPDVLLIGIAPSGGILPDAWLEEVKQGVTTGLSVANGLHTPLKPYFDSLQPQQWIWDIRKEPSGLGIGLAKARSLACHRILTVGTDMSVGKMSTSLECHAAAQKQGIKSKFLGTGQGGIMISGEGIALDAIRVDFAAGAVEKMVLEAGNDYDVLWIEGQGSLLHPGSTATLPLIRGSQPTGLILVHRAGQTHIRQDSHVAIPPLPEVISLYDSVASVAGATDKVKVKAIALNTFHLDTTAAQNAIETVKDMTGLPCTDVVRFGGDYLLDYLF; this is translated from the coding sequence GTGCATTTGACAGCTAATCATCGCGTCGCTATCTTACTTCATGAAGGAATCAAAGGCACTCATGGGAAAACAGGATTAGCTTATTTACGTTACGGACAAGCTTCAATAGTTGCTGTCATTGATGCACAATGTGCGGGTGAATCCTTAAAAGAGGTAGCAGGTATCCCCAAAGATATTCCTATTGTCTCCAGTGTACAAGCAGCCTTAGCTTATGATCCTGATGTATTATTAATCGGGATTGCGCCTTCTGGGGGGATTTTACCCGATGCTTGGCTAGAAGAAGTCAAACAGGGAGTTACCACAGGGTTATCCGTTGCCAATGGGTTACATACCCCTTTAAAGCCCTATTTTGATAGTTTACAACCTCAACAATGGATCTGGGATATTCGCAAAGAACCATCGGGGTTAGGTATCGGGTTAGCTAAAGCGCGATCGCTTGCTTGTCATCGCATTTTAACCGTTGGTACTGATATGTCCGTTGGAAAAATGTCTACTAGCTTAGAATGCCATGCTGCTGCCCAAAAACAGGGAATTAAGTCTAAATTCCTGGGAACGGGACAGGGAGGAATCATGATTTCTGGGGAAGGTATTGCCCTAGATGCAATTCGCGTGGATTTTGCGGCCGGGGCCGTGGAAAAGATGGTATTAGAAGCAGGAAATGACTATGATGTGTTGTGGATAGAAGGACAGGGTTCTTTATTGCATCCAGGTTCAACCGCTACCTTACCCTTAATTAGAGGCAGTCAACCTACAGGATTAATATTAGTCCATCGAGCCGGACAAACCCACATTAGACAAGATTCTCATGTTGCTATTCCCCCCTTACCAGAAGTAATATCACTTTATGACAGTGTTGCTAGTGTTGCGGGTGCGACAGATAAAGTTAAAGTGAAAGCGATCGCCCTTAATACTTTTCATTTAGACACAACTGCGGCACAAAATGCCATAGAAACTGTTAAAGATATGACAGGACTTCCTTGTACGGATGTGGTTAGGTTTGGGGGAGATTATTTGTTAGATTATCTTTTTTGA
- a CDS encoding glutamyl-tRNA reductase has protein sequence MNIAVVGLSHKTAPVEVREKLSIQEARLEEALAHLRGYPHIEEVAIISTCNRLEIYAVVSDTEKGVVEITQFLSETGHISLNYLRRYLFTLLHQDAVRHLMRVSAGLESLVLGEGQILAQVKTTHKLGQKYKGIGRLLDRLFKQAITAGKRVRSETNIGTGAVSISSAAVELAQTKVEGFATRNISIIGAGKMARLLVQHLLAKGATSITIVNRSQRRAEELASQFPQAQLHLATLQDMMTVVATSHLLFTSTGATEPILHRENLSGVVSVEQGLMLFDISVPRNVATDVKDMDTVQAYNVDDLKAVVAQNHATRRQMAQEAEGLLEEEVEAFELWWRSLETVPTISCLRTKVESIREQELEKALSRLGTEFAEKHQEVIEALTRGIVNKILHEPMVQLRAQQDIEARQRCLQSLQMLFDLDIEEQFG, from the coding sequence ATGAACATTGCAGTGGTGGGCCTAAGCCATAAAACCGCCCCAGTTGAAGTCCGAGAAAAATTGAGTATCCAAGAGGCGAGACTTGAAGAAGCTTTAGCCCATTTACGGGGTTATCCCCATATTGAAGAAGTGGCTATTATTAGCACTTGTAATCGTTTAGAGATTTACGCCGTCGTCAGCGATACGGAAAAAGGGGTAGTAGAAATTACCCAATTTCTCTCGGAAACGGGACATATTTCTTTAAATTATCTGCGACGCTATTTATTTACTCTCCTCCATCAAGACGCGGTACGTCATCTGATGCGGGTGTCTGCTGGTTTGGAAAGTTTAGTTTTAGGAGAAGGGCAAATTCTCGCCCAGGTTAAAACTACCCACAAATTAGGCCAAAAATATAAAGGGATCGGACGACTCCTAGATCGCCTCTTTAAACAGGCTATTACTGCCGGGAAAAGAGTACGGAGTGAGACGAATATTGGAACGGGTGCCGTTTCTATTAGTTCTGCGGCAGTAGAATTAGCACAAACGAAAGTTGAGGGGTTTGCTACCCGCAATATTAGTATTATTGGGGCAGGAAAAATGGCCCGCCTCTTGGTACAACATCTCTTGGCCAAGGGCGCAACTTCTATCACCATTGTTAACCGTTCTCAACGTCGTGCTGAGGAATTAGCCAGTCAGTTTCCCCAAGCACAGCTACATTTAGCCACCCTTCAAGACATGATGACCGTGGTGGCTACCTCTCACCTCCTTTTTACCAGTACAGGGGCGACAGAACCCATTTTACACCGGGAAAACCTTAGCGGGGTTGTATCTGTGGAACAGGGGTTAATGTTGTTTGATATTTCTGTTCCTCGTAATGTGGCAACAGATGTTAAAGACATGGATACGGTGCAGGCATATAATGTGGATGATTTAAAGGCAGTTGTAGCCCAAAATCATGCCACTCGTCGTCAAATGGCCCAAGAAGCGGAAGGGTTATTAGAGGAGGAAGTGGAAGCCTTTGAATTGTGGTGGCGTTCCCTAGAAACGGTTCCGACGATTAGTTGTTTACGGACGAAGGTAGAAAGTATCCGGGAACAGGAATTAGAAAAGGCCTTATCTCGCTTAGGAACAGAGTTTGCTGAGAAACATCAAGAGGTAATTGAAGCCTTAACCAGAGGTATTGTGAATAAGATTCTTCATGAACCAATGGTACAATTACGAGCGCAACAGGATATTGAAGCGCGACAGCGATGTTTACAATCTCTACAAATGTTGTTTGATCTTGATATTGAAGAACAATTTGGTTAA
- the glpX gene encoding class II fructose-bisphosphatase, which yields MESTLGLEIIEVVEQAAIASAKWMGKGEKNTADHVAVEAMRERMNKIHMRGRIVIGEGERDEAPMLYIGEEVGICTREDAHAYCNPDELVEIDIAVDPCEGTNLVAYGQNGSMAVLAISEKGGLFAAPDFYMRKLAAPPAAKGHVDINKSATENLKILGECLERDVAELVVVVMDRPRHKELIQEIRQAGARVRLISDGDVSAAISCGFAGTNIHALMGIGAAPEGVISAAAMRCLGGHFQGQLIYDPEVVKTGLIGESREGNLARLTEMGITDPDRVYSDDELANGETVLFAACGITPGTLMEGVRFFHGGARTQSLVISSQSKTARFVDTIHIQEQPKYINLK from the coding sequence TTGGAAAGCACACTGGGTTTAGAAATTATCGAAGTTGTCGAACAAGCGGCGATCGCCTCGGCAAAATGGATGGGTAAAGGCGAAAAAAATACCGCTGATCATGTTGCGGTAGAAGCCATGCGCGAAAGAATGAATAAAATTCATATGCGTGGTCGTATCGTCATTGGAGAAGGGGAACGGGATGAAGCTCCCATGCTCTATATTGGCGAAGAAGTAGGAATTTGCACCCGTGAAGATGCTCATGCCTACTGTAACCCTGATGAATTAGTAGAAATTGACATCGCCGTTGACCCCTGCGAAGGTACCAACTTAGTCGCTTACGGACAAAACGGTTCCATGGCAGTTCTGGCCATCTCCGAAAAAGGTGGTTTATTTGCGGCTCCTGACTTCTACATGAGAAAGTTAGCGGCTCCCCCGGCTGCCAAAGGTCATGTTGATATTAACAAATCTGCTACCGAAAACCTGAAAATTTTAGGGGAATGCCTAGAACGGGATGTGGCAGAATTAGTGGTGGTGGTGATGGATCGTCCCCGTCACAAAGAATTAATCCAAGAAATTCGTCAAGCTGGGGCCAGAGTGCGCCTCATCAGTGATGGTGACGTTTCTGCTGCCATCTCTTGTGGATTTGCCGGAACCAACATTCACGCCTTAATGGGTATTGGTGCTGCTCCTGAAGGAGTCATCTCTGCTGCTGCTATGCGTTGCTTAGGCGGTCACTTCCAAGGACAATTAATCTATGATCCCGAAGTGGTCAAAACAGGTTTAATTGGGGAAAGCCGAGAAGGAAACCTGGCCCGTCTTACCGAAATGGGCATCACCGACCCCGATCGCGTTTACAGTGACGATGAATTAGCCAATGGGGAAACCGTATTATTTGCGGCTTGTGGTATTACCCCTGGAACCTTAATGGAAGGGGTGCGCTTCTTCCATGGCGGAGCCAGAACCCAGAGTTTGGTTATCTCCAGTCAGTCCAAAACTGCTCGTTTTGTGGATACCATTCACATCCAGGAACAGCCTAAGTATATCAACCTGAAATAA
- a CDS encoding DUF4278 domain-containing protein, whose product MKLNYRGVEYEYNPPRVEFSPIDINSQELDWRFRNQNTSVAHQPKVNLTWRGVKYDNNPTTEGNVKQKSRWLMLRRQQKQFDRAGSMHIRLANEIGLTQA is encoded by the coding sequence ATGAAACTTAATTATCGTGGTGTCGAATACGAATACAATCCCCCTAGGGTAGAATTTTCTCCCATCGATATCAATAGTCAAGAACTTGATTGGCGGTTCCGTAATCAAAATACATCGGTTGCACACCAACCGAAGGTTAATTTGACTTGGCGGGGTGTTAAATACGACAATAACCCTACTACTGAAGGCAATGTTAAACAAAAGTCTCGCTGGTTGATGTTGCGTCGTCAACAAAAACAATTTGATCGCGCTGGTTCAATGCACATTCGTTTAGCTAATGAAATTGGTCTAACGCAAGCTTAA
- a CDS encoding nitrogen fixation protein produces MKFALVSQDFQTITGKTGRARKFLVYEASQETQPTLIEKLEIPDTQPTFHDLHDDDITPHPLDHSILITGEAGEGLTERLSRRGITLYITTETDPLIAINGVIKGNISTIAPTPHKDDGSC; encoded by the coding sequence ATGAAATTCGCTCTAGTTAGTCAAGATTTCCAAACAATTACCGGAAAAACTGGCCGCGCCAGGAAATTTTTGGTATATGAAGCGAGTCAAGAAACCCAACCAACCCTGATTGAAAAGTTAGAAATTCCTGACACTCAACCCACTTTTCATGATCTGCATGATGATGATATCACACCTCATCCTTTGGATCATAGTATTTTAATTACAGGAGAGGCTGGAGAGGGTTTAACTGAACGTTTGAGTCGTCGCGGCATCACTCTTTATATTACCACTGAAACTGACCCTTTGATCGCCATTAATGGTGTAATAAAAGGCAATATTTCTACGATAGCACCCACACCCCATAAAGATGATGGTAGTTGTTAA